CTCGTGAAGTGGAACGGCTGGACGACCCAATATTAATATATATAGCCATTGCTCGGTGGAAACATGTTTGCATGCATGTGGGTTGGAGAACGAAACAAACTGACCTATGCATGTTAATTTGCATGCAGGTGAAGCGAAGCAAATGGGAATGCAACTAAGAAAAAATGCTCCCACCAAGTTTCATCGTAGGGAATAGCATGCGATTGGAGAGTAATTGGAGGAGGGTTACTTCTTCTAATTAAATAAATGCACATAGCTTAGGAATATTTTTTAGCATCCAATGAGAAATTGTCTGGTGGTGATGTAGCCTTTTAATTGAAGGAGGTAGTACCAAATTCCCATTCATTCTTCGACATCCATCTACACTCTTCCCCACTCATTCCGCAGCGATCCCTCCCACCCCTCCCCcctccacacacacacactcagTAGCTCTACCTCCCAAGCATGGACGTCGGGAACCATACAGAGACCCATCACATCACTGCCCTTGGCACCACGACTCTGGAAGTTGTCTACACCAATGAAGAAGCTATTGTGGAGCGAATCCTAGCCATGTATGAGAAATGGCTCGAGAAGGAGAAGAACAGGTTCGTTGGACTCGACCTCGAGTACACCCCACGTAGCACGTGGAAGCGACAAGAGATGACCGTCGTGCAAATCGCCATGCGGCAGCATGTCCTCGTGTACCACTACAGCAGTTCCTTCAAGCATTGTCCGGCTTTGAATAATTTTTTTGAGCGCAAGGGTATTACTTTTGCGAGCATTGATACTAGGAACGACAAGGTCATGCTTGCCCGTGCCAAGATGCATATTCCAGAGCTGTACCATGTCGACATCCAAGATATATTCAAGACCCGGGTAGGAATGGATAATCTAGCAGAGGCCATCATCGACGGATCGTACAAGAACATGAAGACAAAGTTCTCATCTGACAAGCACGACTTATGGGAGACTAAGCCACTCTCACTGATGCACCTCGAGTACGCAGCAAAATACGGGTACATGAGCTACGAGTTGTACCGTAGGATCCTTGCCCTCGAGTTGTAATTATGTAGAAATATAAGTGCATGTGTGCCTATTCTATGGTGACCACTAGTACGAGTATGTCAATTTCATGTGAAGGAACTGGTCCAGAATGTAATTTAGCAAATTATGTTTGGAGCTTTCAGAAA
This region of Lolium perenne isolate Kyuss_39 chromosome 2, Kyuss_2.0, whole genome shotgun sequence genomic DNA includes:
- the LOC127328830 gene encoding uncharacterized protein, translating into MDVGNHTETHHITALGTTTLEVVYTNEEAIVERILAMYEKWLEKEKNRFVGLDLEYTPRSTWKRQEMTVVQIAMRQHVLVYHYSSSFKHCPALNNFFERKGITFASIDTRNDKVMLARAKMHIPELYHVDIQDIFKTRVGMDNLAEAIIDGSYKNMKTKFSSDKHDLWETKPLSLMHLEYAAKYGYMSYELYRRILALEL